From the Microbacterium sp. W4I4 genome, one window contains:
- a CDS encoding alcohol dehydrogenase catalytic domain-containing protein gives MRIRGAVLTESALARPYAQSGPLSISDLDLDPPGDGELLIRLEAAGVCHSDLSVVNGSRVRPLPMLLGHEGAGIVEGIGSGVDDIQLGERVVLVFLPRCGACDACRTEGRLPCTPGSAANGNGTLMSGARRMHRDGEPVQHHLGVSAFATHAVVDRRSVVPVPPDVPPTVAALLGCAVLTGGGAVMNAGRLAPGEDVIVVGLGGVGMAAVLTAIAQSAGRVTAVDAVDSKLERALQLGASAAYSPTEAAALGVRAPLVIEAAGNARAFETAVELTAVGGRTVTVGLPAPEARSSISPLVLTAEARTIIGSYLGSAVPSRDIPIFVDLWRRGRLPVEKLISSSITLDALNEAMDGLADGSELRQLITFPGSL, from the coding sequence ATGAGAATTCGCGGCGCAGTACTGACGGAGTCCGCCCTCGCGCGTCCCTACGCCCAAAGCGGTCCCTTGTCGATCAGCGACCTCGATCTGGACCCGCCGGGTGACGGCGAGCTCCTGATCCGGCTCGAAGCGGCAGGGGTCTGTCACTCGGACCTCTCCGTCGTCAACGGCAGCAGGGTGCGACCGTTGCCCATGCTGCTCGGCCATGAGGGTGCGGGAATCGTCGAGGGCATCGGCAGCGGGGTCGATGACATCCAGCTGGGCGAGCGGGTTGTGCTGGTCTTCCTGCCTCGGTGCGGCGCGTGCGACGCGTGCCGCACCGAAGGCAGGCTGCCGTGCACGCCGGGTTCGGCGGCGAACGGGAACGGCACACTCATGTCCGGAGCGCGACGAATGCACCGTGACGGCGAGCCGGTCCAACACCACCTCGGCGTCTCGGCCTTCGCGACCCACGCGGTTGTCGACCGGCGATCCGTCGTACCGGTCCCCCCTGACGTTCCCCCGACGGTGGCCGCGCTGCTCGGGTGCGCGGTGCTGACCGGAGGAGGTGCTGTGATGAACGCCGGCCGCCTTGCCCCGGGCGAGGACGTCATCGTCGTCGGTCTTGGCGGCGTGGGTATGGCGGCAGTGCTCACCGCCATCGCGCAGAGTGCCGGTCGCGTGACCGCTGTCGACGCAGTCGACAGCAAGCTTGAGCGGGCACTCCAGCTGGGGGCATCCGCAGCGTACTCGCCCACCGAGGCCGCAGCCCTGGGGGTGCGCGCGCCGCTTGTGATCGAGGCCGCCGGCAACGCACGGGCCTTCGAAACAGCAGTCGAGCTGACCGCGGTCGGCGGAAGAACGGTCACAGTGGGCCTGCCAGCGCCGGAGGCCCGCAGCTCGATCTCACCGCTGGTGCTGACAGCAGAGGCCCGGACGATCATCGGCAGCTACCTCGGCTCGGCCGTGCCGAGCAGGGACATCCCGATCTTCGTCGACCTCTGGCGGCGTGGTCGTCTTCCGGTAGAGAAGCTGATCTCTTCTTCGATCACCCTCGACGCGCTCAACGAGGCGATGGATGGACTGGCGGACGGATCAGAGCTGCGGCAGCTGATCACCTTCCCGGGATCGCTGTGA